Proteins encoded together in one Planctomyces sp. SH-PL14 window:
- a CDS encoding DUF6528 family protein: protein MRRFLPLPLPFLVLFVPLLLLGSPAHADLILLCGMDEVFVIAPEATASEKLEKRWSWRARDQKTLPAALVKAFGTTDDCKPIRDGRQILITSSGGGCALVDYPSGAVRWSARVPNAHSIELLPADRVVVASSTNAAGNRLVLFDLSRSEEPIGSTPLLSAHGVVWDADRDSLWAIGLNELRRYRLDAWDSKTPSLKQEQTWPLPDEGGHDLQPVPGTADLVVTSHKTVSLFNRDTREFRPHPELKDRPHVKAVAIHPASGKTFFIQAGEEQWWSASLQSLTPPTTTDVPGERLYKVRWLPAAKE, encoded by the coding sequence ATGCGTCGGTTCCTCCCCCTCCCTCTCCCGTTTCTTGTTCTCTTCGTTCCGCTGCTCCTGCTCGGCTCACCGGCGCACGCCGACCTCATCCTCCTTTGCGGAATGGACGAGGTCTTCGTGATCGCTCCGGAGGCGACCGCATCGGAGAAGCTGGAGAAGCGATGGAGCTGGCGGGCCCGCGATCAGAAGACGCTTCCCGCAGCGCTCGTGAAAGCGTTCGGGACGACCGACGACTGCAAGCCGATCCGCGACGGCCGGCAGATCCTCATCACCTCGTCGGGAGGAGGCTGCGCGCTGGTCGACTATCCCTCCGGCGCGGTCCGCTGGTCCGCCCGCGTCCCGAACGCCCACTCGATCGAACTGCTGCCGGCCGACCGCGTCGTCGTCGCCAGTTCGACGAACGCGGCAGGGAACCGTCTCGTCCTGTTCGATCTCTCCCGCTCCGAGGAACCGATCGGCTCCACCCCGCTCCTCTCCGCCCACGGCGTCGTCTGGGACGCCGATCGGGACTCGCTCTGGGCCATCGGGCTCAATGAGCTGCGGCGCTATCGCCTCGACGCGTGGGACTCGAAGACTCCGTCGCTGAAGCAGGAGCAGACCTGGCCCCTGCCGGACGAAGGGGGCCACGACCTGCAACCGGTCCCCGGCACCGCCGACCTCGTGGTGACGTCACACAAGACGGTCTCGCTGTTCAATCGCGACACCCGCGAGTTCCGCCCGCACCCCGAACTGAAAGACCGGCCGCACGTGAAAGCGGTCGCCATCCATCCCGCCTCCGGCAAGACCTTCTTCATCCAGGCGGGCGAAGAACAGTGGTGGTCCGCATCCCTCCAGTCCCTCACGCCTCCGACTACGACCGACGTCCCGGGAGAGCGGCTCTACAAGGTCCGCTGGCTCCCCGCGGCCAAAGAGTAA